One stretch of Oncorhynchus masou masou isolate Uvic2021 chromosome 9, UVic_Omas_1.1, whole genome shotgun sequence DNA includes these proteins:
- the ids gene encoding iduronate 2-sulfatase, which translates to MTLAIQKWFCVLILYMFSHDVVAKTVRSNVLFIMADDLRPTLGCYGDPIVKSPNIDQLASKSNVFLNAYAQQAVCAPSRTSLLTSRRPDTTRLYDFNSYWRVHAGNYTTLPQYFKSKGYTTMSVGKVFHPGIASNHSDDYPYSWSVPPYHPPSFKYENMKVCKGSDGKLHANLLCSVNVSETPLGTLPDMESTEEAIRLLKSTRDSGKNFFLAVGFHKPHIPFRIPQDFLTLYPLDKMSLAPDPDVPKGLPSVAYNPWTDIRRREDVQALNISFPYGPIPKDFQLQIQQHYYASVSYLDSQVGRLLNTLDYLGLAEDTVVVFTSDHGWSLGEHGEWAKYSNFDVATRIPLMFYVAGVTAVRPRPETFPYINVFGPTPHRFTRGGTVSNVNELLDIFPTVSVLAGLKPPLPCPDNSFDVELCTEGHDLAYTFNDDNRKKSEAIAFSQYPRPADTPQENSDLPDLKDIRIMGYSLRSWDYRFTVWAGFDPASFQANLSDVHGGELYLLEEDPGQDHNLYNTSEHSLLLCKLGQGQQPWAQTLKQHLLYLTAGNKSKGMA; encoded by the exons ATGACTCTGGCTATCCAGAAATGGTTTTGCGTCCTGATTCTGTATATGTTCTCTCATGACGTTGTTGCAAAAACAG TTAGGAGCAATGTTCTCTTCATCATGGCTGACGATTTGAGACCAACATTAGGATGCTACGGGGATCCTATTGTAAAGTCACCAAACATTGATCAACTTGCCTCTAAAAGTAACGTCTTTCTCAACGCATATGCCCAG CAAGCAGTGTGTGCACCAAGTCGGACCTCCTTACTAACAAGTCGTAGACCTGACACAACCCGGTTATATGACTTTAACTCCTACTGGAGAGTGCATGCGGGGAACTACACCACTCTCCCTCAGTACTTCAAGTCAAAGGGCTACACCACCATGTCTGTTGGAAAGGTTTTTCACCCAG GCATAGCCTCTAATCACTCAGATGATTACCCGTACAGCTGGTCTGTACCTCCTTATCATCCTCCCTCTTTCAAGTATGAAAATATGAAG GTTTGCAAGGGCAGTGATGGCAAACTGCATGCCAACCTGTTGTGCTCAGTTAATGTGTCTGAAACCCCTCTTGGGACACTGCCAGACATGGAGAGCACAGAGGAGGCCATCAGGCTGCTCAAGTCCACAAGGGATTCTGGCAAGAATTTCTTTCTGGCTGTTGGATTCCACAAACCTCACATTCCCTTCAGAATCCCACAG GACTTCTTGACACTCTATCCCCTGGATAAGATGAGCCTGGCTCCAGACCCTGACGTTCCTAAAGGCCTCCCCAGTGTGGCCTACAATCCCTGGACTGACATCAGGAGAAGGGAAGATGTCCAAGCTCTAAACATCAGCTTCCCATATGGGCCAATCCCAAAAGATTTCCAG CTCCAGATTCAACAGCACTATTATGCATCTGTGTCATACCTGGACTCCCAAGTGGGTCGGTTGTTGAATACTCTGGATTATCTTGGCCTGGCTGAAGACACTGTTGTGGTCTTTACATCTGACCATG GCTGGTCACTTGGGGAGCATGGAGAATGGGCCAAATACAGCAACTTTGACGTGGCCACTCGCATTCCACTAATGTTCTACGTAGCAGGTGTGACTGCAGTCCGTCCTCGGCCAGAGACCTTCCCTTACATTAATGTGTTTGGCCCAACACCGCATCGCTTCACACGAG GAGGAACAGTGAGCAACGTGAACGAGCTGCTAGATATCTTCCCCACTGTGTCTGTACTGGCTGGGCTGAAGCCCCCGCTCCCCTGTCCCGACAACTCCTTTGACGTGGAGCTCTGCACCGAGGGACACGACCTGGCCTACACCTTCAACGACGACAACCGCAAGAAGTCTGAGGCCATTGCCTTCAGCCAGTACCCCCGGCCCGCCGACACCCCCCAGGAAAACTCCGACCTGCCCGACCTGAAGGACATCCGGATAATGGGCTATTCTCTGCGCTCCTGGGACTATCGCTTCACCGTGTGGGCGGGCTTCGATCCAGCTAGCTTCCAGGCTAACCTGTCAGACGTGCATGGTGGGGAGCTGTACCTCCTGGAGGAAGACCCAGGCCAGGACCACAACCTGTACAACACCTCTGAGCACAGCCTGCTGCTCTGCAAGCTGGGCCAGGGCCAGCAGCCCTGGGCACAGACCCTCAAACAACACCTCCTATACCTCACTGCAGGGAATAAATCTAAAGGGATGGCATGA